The genome window CTGGCCGAGGGTGGGCGTTGAACCGTTTTGGCGGATGAAATAGTGGGCGGCCAACTTGGCAGTGTACAACGGGcccttgatgttgatgtcgacgaTGGTCAGATCCGGTTTGGCAGGCTCCTGGTCCGGGTGTGGCTGCTCGAAGACTTCATCCGGGCGATGAATCCCGGCGTTGGCTACCACGTAGGCGATGCGGCCGTTTGGGGAGAGGGAGACTGCGTTTTCAAACAGTCGGACTTGGTCATCCCAGTGGCCCGCATCGCAGGGGACAAATTTCGTCCTTGATGAGGCAAAAAGGTTTCTGGTCAGTGATGGACTACGTTCAAGCCAGAGTGCCGAGGGGGATCCTACATTGGCAGCTCTGCCGCCAGGCGTTGACCTTTCTCCAAGTCGATATCTCCAAAGCAGACGTAGACCCTAGTATATTATATTTTAGCTCGTGTGGGTAGATGATGAGCTGAGGTCGCACGGAGTGTTCCATACCCAGCAGCAACGAGCGCTCGCACATAAGCTTCACCAAGACCACTCGCACCTGTGTGTCTGTAAGCGAGGGCAAGATTGTGGTATTGGGAAAGCATCTGAACCTGGTTACCTCCTGTCACAATGGCAGTCTTTCCCTTCACACTGCTGGGGTCAAAGTCCCGCTCACAGTCGATGGGGCCCGTGTGGATGTAAGGGGCCATGATGAATGAGGCTTGGTCAAGAGATGAGGACGCGTAATGATGGAGAATCCAAGAAGTTGTGTGCACCCAAGGCAGCATAGCTCACGGAGATCGACTCTTTTATCTTCCCCTGCAATGCCGTGCTGTGCTTCCGGTGTCCTTCCGTGTTTGTATGATCCAAGGACTTGAGTCAGCCTCCGGCTCAATAGCCCTGGGATGGCTGTTATTACCAATGGATCATTCATGCAGCGAAACGGGCCTGGACTGGCCCCACATGTAAGCAACTCGCTTTTGGATCAAACTTGCCCAGTGATGTCCATTCCTGACTCAACTGCCTGAGAGCCAAGGGTCTCGGCATGACGACAACGTCCCTCATGGTGCGTCCGTTGCAAGGGCCTATCTGCACCGGAGAGTACCGATGATGTACAACGATGGCGTGCAACCTCCAGCGTGCTTATTTATACCACCGGTCGAACCGTGCCTCGATCCAGAGACGAAATCATTCTCTCCTGGACCTCAACCAAGTCTCCTAGTCTTTATCGAACAAGTAACCCGACGCAAGACCATGAAGGTTCCGACAGCCCTTAGCCTGGCCGCACTACTCTGCGCAGGGTCGGCTACCGCCCAGAACCTCTCCTATGGCGCAGACAACTTCTACCGCAGTGACAGTGTCACCCTGCGGCCTATCACATTCAAGAACCAGTTTCAGATGACGGTGGCTGGCAACCTCTTTGTCCCCCGTAGTCAGAACCTCACCGGCAGCGGTGATGTCCCAGCTATCATCGTGGGCCATCCGATGGGCGCCGTGAAGGAGCAGAGCGCGAACCTGTATGCCACCAAGCTGGCGGAACAGGGATTCGTGACTCTATCCCTGGACCTCCAGTTCTGGGGCGGAAGCTCCGGGGAGCCGCGTAATGGCGTGTCTCCCGATCTATTCGCCGAAGTCTTCAGCGCCGCAGTCGACTACCTCGGCACACAGAACGTCGTCGCCGTCGACCGCCAGCGCATCGGTGCAGTGGGTATCTGTGCGAGTGGTGGTTTTGTCATCAGCGCGGCCAAGATTGACCCGCGCATTCGGGCCATAGCCACAGTGAGCATGTACGACATGGGCGCCGTCAGCCGTAACGGACTACGTCACTCCCAGAGCCTCGCCGAACGCCAGGCCATCATCAGTAACGCAGCACAGCAACGCTGGGTCGAGCTGGAGGACCCCAGCCAGACCCAGTACACCGGCGGCACTCCGAACGAGTTGACTCCCAGCACCGACGCCGTCAGCCGCGAATTCTACGACTTCTACCGCACCTCCCGCGGCGAGATCACCCCCCCCGGATCGACCCCCGAGCTCACCACTCACCCGACTCTAACCAGCAGCCTCAAGTTCATGAACTTCTACCCCTTCCACGATATCGACTCGATTGCCCCGCGTCCAttgctcttcatctccgGCGACCAGGCCCACTCCCGCGAGTTCAGCGAGGATGCGTATGCCCGGGCCGTCCAGCCAAAGGAGATGCTCTGGATTCCCGGTGCCGGCCATGTTGACCTCTACGACCGTGTGGATCTCATCCCCTTTGACAGACTCACGCAGTTCTTCCAGACGAACCTCGCCCGCAATGGGACTGCTTCCAGCACTCGGTGACAGCCAAGTCTCAGATCCCTGAGATAAACCTAGGATGATGTAGCTACAGGTGCAGAGCGCagtggggggggggggggggggggggggaataTAGACCATACGAGTAGTATCCTGTCTAATCTAGGggatgtatatatatatatttatatatctGAAAGCATATTCTGAAAGAATATTGCGTGCTCAGTAATCTCATGGGGACAAAGTCTACCCATTCACTCAACTGGCGCAAGCTCGGCTTCCAAGCCATGCCTTCTCTACCACAAACGGTGTGGTATCTTCCATACCTCCAATTAACACGAGAGTTCCAACTCCAACCAGTCATCCTAGCACTTCAGACATAACTGACTGGTTGACTTATGATTTCCAGATCGATAGTTCAtagttgttgatgatctcaATCGAATCTCAAGGAAAAACAGATTACCTCGTCATTTACAAGGTAGCGACTAGACTATCGTCGCAAACCGTAGGCGCAATGATATTGTGCGCGCATACCAGTTTGCCGTTGCTTAACAACGTATACCACACATCCAAGTACTTCATCGTGTTCTTCATGACAAATGGCACAACAGTCGCTCTGTCTGACTTCGTATGAGTCGGTAGTAGGTAGTAAATGGCATAACGGGATGTATATACATTGTTAATCTCTCGGTGGGATCACTGGGATGCTTTGGCAAACGCCTGGTATCGCAGCAGCTCAGTGAGCATCGGAGGGGTAAGTCTATACGCGATTGTGATACTTCTCAAGACTAATTATACTAGGTACTACCTTACTTGGTTCTCCCGGTAGTCTTGTAGTATGGTGGTTCCTTGCAGGGACTAAATCGTGTTCATTCTGCCGCTATCTCAGTTGTCTTGTATGACCTTCTGCATTCAATACTCTCAGCCTACatgctacggagtaggttTGAACAGAGAACCGTCGAATTAGCGAGCTGTCGGCTAAATTTCACGGTCCATGGCTAACAGTTATAGTCCTGCACCACCATATGCGAGTCCAAGCCAGGGAAATCCAGATATGGACAGTCCTTggtcagcgaagaagaaTCCTCCCGGCTTTTCGATCCACCTGCACGACCCAAGGACGGTCTACATCCGCATCTACACTCTACAGTCCTGTCAAAAGTTAGAGAAAAGGAATCGTTGAGGCGAAACTCGAGCATTCCATTCAAAACTAATAAGAAATGTTTGTAACAAAATCAACAGATA of Aspergillus fumigatus Af293 chromosome 2, whole genome shotgun sequence contains these proteins:
- a CDS encoding putative short chain dehydrogenase/reductase, with the protein product MLPWVHTTSWILHHYASSSLDQASFIMAPYIHTGPIDCERDFDPSSVKGKTAIVTGGNQVQMLSQYHNLALAYRHTGASGLGEAYVRALVAAGSTPGGRAANVGSPSALWLERSPSLTRNLFASSRTKFVPCDAGHWDDQVRLFENAVSLSPNGRIAYVVANAGIHRPDEVFEQPHPDQEPAKPDLTIVDINIKGPLYTAKLAAHYFIRQNGSTPTLGQEDTCLILIGSGAAFLDCPRAPQYSASKWAMRGIMHSLRRTTYYYGSRVNVISPWYVRTKILPEKTFDHVSKVGVQFASAEDAGQCLLRILSDPSVNGHSFFVTARKWASRGYVDLDLEDYPGNALLGEVQEEQMLSAPVSAGLFI
- a CDS encoding alpha/beta hydrolase codes for the protein MMYNDGVQPPACLFIPPVEPCLDPETKSFSPGPQPSLLVFIEQVTRRKTMKVPTALSLAALLCAGSATAQNLSYGADNFYRSDSVTLRPITFKNQFQMTVAGNLFVPRSQNLTGSGDVPAIIVGHPMGAVKEQSANLYATKLAEQGFVTLSLDLQFWGGSSGEPRNGVSPDLFAEVFSAAVDYLGTQNVVAVDRQRIGAVGICASGGFVISAAKIDPRIRAIATVSMYDMGAVSRNGLRHSQSLAERQAIISNAAQQRWVELEDPSQTQYTGGTPNELTPSTDAVSREFYDFYRTSRGEITPPGSTPELTTHPTLTSSLKFMNFYPFHDIDSIAPRPLLFISGDQAHSREFSEDAYARAVQPKEMLWIPGAGHVDLYDRVDLIPFDRLTQFFQTNLARNGTASSTR